The following proteins come from a genomic window of Aspergillus luchuensis IFO 4308 DNA, chromosome 3, nearly complete sequence:
- a CDS encoding uncharacterized protein (COG:S;~EggNog:ENOG410PT3Q), with translation MDSNFSIYVSSPLVTFIVGPTRKEVTIHSGPLASLSSTLDCILNGPMLEAKTHHVDWSEVVDEDTFIRLCEYAYVRDYTPPSCTERSYQTLVSASEMPEQQTEAGEWSGYSSPSKTKKSTRKKKKGYHSSLEPSSEEKPPEDYVDEATVAQDEPEEEVAQTHDPFNGCVLPYREKSIWSDYLRDRFKNLSMQYTNSYDNVLSKRKEKFAPRGNCDPKDDFTPVFLGHTKLYILADKYGIVSLADLVLDKLAMTLSCFTLCEDDIGVVAELVRASYQGTMPNDALRTLVTTYIVSVLGQIGESTGFQELLAEGGEFVVDFWHIIWE, from the exons ATGGACAGCAACTTTAGCAT ATACGTCTCGTCTCCTCTCGTCACCTTCATCGTCGGCCCTACAAGGAAGGAAGTCACTATACACTCCGGCCCCCTAGCCAGCCTATCATCCACACTAGACTGTATCCTAAACGGCCCAATGCTAGAGGCAAAGACTCATCATGTCGACTGGTCGGAggtggttgatgaggatacATTTATTCGGCTGTGTGAGTACGCTTACGTGCGCGACTATACGCCACCGTCGTGCACGGAAAGGTCTTACCAGACACTTGTATCAGCATCAGAAATGCCAGAGCAACAAACTGAGGCTGGCGAATGGAGTGGGTACTCTTCTCCAtcgaaaacaaagaaaagcacgcggaagaaaaagaaaggctaCCACTCGAGCCTCGAACCGTCATCAGAGGAAAAGCCTCCTGAAGATTACGTCGACGAAGCAACGGTCGCACAAGacgagccagaagaagaagtagcgCAGACCCATGATCCCTTTAATGGGTGTGTATTACCCTACAGAGAAAAAAGTATCTGGAGCGACTATCTGCGGGACAGGTTCAAAAATCTCAGCATGCAATATACGAATTCGTATGACAATGTCTTatccaaaagaaaagaaaagtttgCCCCAAGGGGCAATTGTGATCCTAAAGATGATTTTACGCCTGTCTTTCTTGGACATACGAAGCTATATATCTTAGCTGATAAGTATGGTATTGTTTCGCTTGCGGATTTGGTTCTGGATAAGCTAGCGATGACCTTGTCATGCTTCACACTGTGCGAAGATGATATAGGTGTAGTAGCTGAGTTGGTTCGGGCTTCTTATCAAGGTACAATGCCGAATGATGCTCTTAGGACATTGGTAACAACCTATATTGTATCTGTTCTTGGGCAAATAGGTGAAAGTACCGGGTTCCAGGAGCTGCTGGCGGAGGGTGGGGAATTTGTTGTTGATTTCTGGCATATTATCTGGGAATGA
- a CDS encoding uncharacterized protein (COG:S;~EggNog:ENOG410PT48), translating into MDFENDVLLPIHSVILAREPIEAFLSAMPSATTTALSVKSEAEAQAPDVQAFFGFFAQLKDLSPTVGFNMILTVHDENMTLRSHLKSKEEQVIDLEKKIRDCDSKKETAINEMFLMNEKERRCHQDTQSRVQELQKTLQEKDNLINAQNAALETKETQIRKAKAEFRKQTEALVQVQQEISALQGNLRAKDTIIDQLKAAESGLKHSLSTTKENAKALEEKNSNLQQLLDNTRARLNTIEGFASGFYEGDEGSLIDDFTGLWHFAKTELYSQFKVDFTTEAISNGSAWTNLKRCDLVRNHHIPLPCSNTPPAKQIRLAIILAILAREIDRYIFQPCYIIPEDARIRKILGDLAMTDSEKESFCRSVLQSINTQAQEKALSSTIQTVVGRVLSYFDDLLTEAQRTSMRSSLENIVRKAAGVWQPIRRAKRRYEPDFEQPGPDEYWLPFTLDDNSRPEAQTAQNTQDENALTIFPRLSVIENDRMTLHTVVIQLSKSSPLFCAASSELPKATSNSSVVRVMAKTLRSKSANPKGANQPDGHSNGTKKATGK; encoded by the exons ATGGATTTTGAAAATGATGTACTATTACCGATTCACTCTGTTATCTTAGCAAGGGAACCAATTGAAGCTTTCCTGTCAGCAATGCCTTCCGCAACTACAACCGCCTTATCAGTGAAATCCGAGGCCGAGGCCCAGGCCCCTGATGTTCAGGCATTTTTCGGCTTCTTTGCCCAACTCAAGGACTTATCTCCCACAGTAGGCTTCAATATGATTCTGACAGTCCACGACGAAAACATGACACTGCGAAGTCATCTGAAGTccaaagaagagcaagtcATCGATCTTgagaaaaagataagagaCTGTGATTCGAAAAAGGAGACAGCCATCAACGAAATGTTCCTGatgaatgagaaagaaaggcggTGCCATCAAGATACCCAAAGTCGTGTGCAAGAGCTTCAAAAGACCCTGCAAGAGAAAGACAACCTTATCAATGCACAAAATGCAGCCCTGGAGACCAAAGAAACACAgataagaaaagcaaaggccGAGTTCAGGAAACAAACGGAGGCTTTGGTGCAGGTGCAACAGGAAATCAGTGCTCTACAGGGTAATCTCAGGGCGAAGGACACTATCATCGACCAACTAAAGGCAGCAGAATCGGGACTAAAACATAGCCTTTCTACTACTAAGGAGAATGCAAAAGCACTCGAGGAGAAGAATTCAAACCTTCAACAACTGCTGGATAACACTCGTGCCAGACTCAACACGATCGAAGGATTTGCCTCTGGGTTTTATGAAGGGGACGAGGGCTCCTT AATAGATGATTTCACTGGCCTGTGGCACTTTGCCAAAACAGAGCTGTACTCCCAGTTCAAGGTCGACTTCACTACAGAAGCTATCTCG AACGGCTCAGCGTGGACCAATCTAAAACGCTGCGATCTCGTCCGTAACCACCACATTCCCCTACCTTGTTCGAATACCCCGCCAGCGAAACAAATCCGCTTAGCAATTATTCTTGCTATCCTCGCCAGGGAGATCGACAGATATATCTTTCAGCCATGTTACATCATCCCTGAAGACGCCCGTATTCGGAAAATTCTTGGTGATCTTGCCATGACAGACAGTGAGAAGGAATCATTTTGCCGGTCTGTCCTGCAGTCAATTAATACGCAAGCCCAAGAAAAAGCTCTTTCGTCGACTATCCAGACTGTCGTTGGTCGCGTGCTGTCATACTTTGACGATTTACTGACAGAGGCACAACGTACGTCAATGCGCTCTAGTTTGGAAAACATCGTGCGGAAGGCCGCAGGAGTTTGGCAACCCATACGACGTGCCAAGCGAAGATATGAGCCAGATTTTGAACAGCCAGGCCCTGACGAGTATTGGCTTCCCTTTACTCTAGACGACAACAGCCGACCGGAGGCACAAACTGCACAGAACACCCAGGATGAGAATGCTCTAACAATATTTCCGCGCCTTTCAGTCATAGAGAACGATCGTATGACATTACACACCGTTGTGATCCAGCTTAGCAAATCATCACCTCTCTTCTGCGCAGCGTCCAGTGAATTACCAAAGGCGACATCCAATTCTAGCGTGGTTCGAGTCATGGCAAAGACTTTACGGAGCAAATCTGCCAACCCCAAAGGTGCAAACCAGCCAGACGGACACTCAAATGGTACTAAAAAGGCAACTGGAAAGTGA
- a CDS encoding DUF3435 domain-containing protein (COG:S;~EggNog:ENOG410Q28Y;~InterPro:IPR011010,IPR013762,IPR021842;~PFAM:PF11917;~go_function: GO:0003677 - DNA binding [Evidence IEA];~go_process: GO:0006310 - DNA recombination [Evidence IEA];~go_process: GO:0015074 - DNA integration [Evidence IEA]), which yields MTRYCRKREKKYRALARPDCKWADPATALRDAGQKELTMFVRWCLRLQLGKNGRKLKGIKKFKALDTDWKSFLRYYEKLMEEPMDDVLGRRMRKVGMRTCLSLKWIANHIWPQSIRKVARKHGLDTDEKEKTPMYIEDVVPLQETTLRTMEKRFDLGLQRMQQCLYPLMACFTVNRINAMRRLQYQHLQCSIQRDPHGGPPRILLEIKYKFAKKYLGVTQANTFPLPEIIYDPSLMLSPHTFLLGILFHDDAFRAPGIKSMGDLRRLWVEDGRQQMEVPLKRDKAKHYVFCKVKSVRGKIQIHRDQPIPTNTLSRQLKVFGEIAGFKWSLFTHRFRYGGGTILNESGLVSDAQQNLIMKHADIRTFLNHYLPRHIGTDMQALMRGLKPDSDMMRAVTRMGRWIDRRRPRELTDAQKATVEHDPELQKAIRKRDAFSKKLQRSQKKSGRKLDKLDKLKRNVTNTRNRLLYALRQRVREEFDEEQAVLDIERQLAGTAILDEEAKEQLQTEEQLLPQQIHLLGKLMTWPTSLSVEIEWQRRNEATEAVRLYCDVLEGGPRRGRRPKRIVPIQDTRMPSPPGEVMAPAQPPLLAPSPSRHEIALQEAGKDIQTAAKPRACFQCYGNPAGFDNRRLMQYSRHKGLLRHFRAVHLDDRHCNYCNESVDNEMYWRRHTVDKHRLNVRYLGDYPHDL from the exons AGGGTATCAAGAAATTCAAGGCTCTGGATACGGACTGGAAATCGTTTCTCCGATACTATGAAAAGCTCATGGAAGAGCCAATGGACGATGTGCTCGGTCGGCGAATGAGAAAGGTTGGGATGAGAACTTGCCTCTCTTTGAAATGGATTGCTAACCATATTTGGCCCCAGAGTATTCGAAAAGTTGCAAGGAAGCATGGTTTAGATacagatgagaaagaaaagactcCGATGTATATCGAAGATGTGGTGCCCCTGCAGGAGACAACCCTGCGCACCATGGAGAAACGTTTTGATCTTGGTCTTCAGCGCATGCAGCAATGTCTCTACCCTTTAATGGCCTGCTTTACGGTGAATCGGATCAATGCGATGCGTCGTCTTCAGTACCAACATCTACAGTGTTCGATCCAACGGGATCCTCATGGTGGACCCCCCCGAATCCTTCTGGAGATCAAGTATAAATTTGCCAAGAAATACCTGGGTGTGACGCAAGC AAAcaccttccccctccccgaGATTATCTATGATCCATCGTTGATGCTGAGCCCTCATACGTTCCTTCTTGGGATTCTCTTTCATGATGATGCATTTCGGGCTCCGGGAATAAAGTCCATGGGGGACCTCCGACGCCTGTGGGTGGAAGATGGCCGCCAGCAGATGGAAGTCCCATTGAAACGGGACAAGGCTAAACACTACGTATTCTGCAAAGTCAAGAGCGTCCGCGGCAAGATTCAGATACATCGCGATCAGCCCATTCCCACAAATACCCTATCCCGACAGCTCAAGGTCTTCGGCGAGATCGCCGGCTTTAAGTGGTCGTTGTTCACGCATCGGTTCCGGTACGGTGGCGGCACTATTCTGAATGAAAGCG GTCTTGTCAGCGATGCCCAACAGAACTTGATCATGAAGCACGCGGATATCCGAACATTCCTGAACCATTACCTTCCTCGGCACATCGGCACTGATATGCAGGCGTTGATGAGAGGACTCAAGCCAGATTCGGACATGATGAGGGCTGTCACCCGGATGGGACGATGGATTGACCGACGTCGGCCCCGAGAGCTCACTGATGCGCAGAAGGCCACCGTGGAGCACGATCCAGAGCTGCAGAAAGCCATTCGGAAGCGGGATGCGTTCTCCAAAAAACTTCAGCGCAGTCAGAAAAAGAGTGGCCGGAAGCTCGATAAGCTTGACAAGCTGAAACGGAATGTCACGAATACACGGAATCGACTCTTGTATGCGCTCCGCCAACGTGTGCGAGAGGAATTTGACGAGGAGCAGGCGGTCCTTGATATTGAGCGGCAACTGGCGGGCACTGCAATTCTAGAcgaagaggcgaaggagcAGCTCCAAACTGAAGAGCAACTCCTTCCTCAGCAGATTCACCTGCTAGGTAAACTCATGACTTGGCCCACCTCCTTGTCGGTGGAAATCGAGTGGCAGCGGCGAAATGAGGCTACCGAAGCCGTTCGACTCTATTgtgatgttctggaaggtgGCCCGCGACGAGGTCGACGGCCGAAGCGGATTGTTCCGATTCAAGACACCCGGATGCCTAGCCCCCCCGGAGAAGTTATGGCGCCGGCCCAACCCCCTCTTCTTGCCCCGTCGCCCTCACGGCATGAAATTGCCTTGCAGGAGGCTGGCAAAGACATCCAAACTGCCGCGAAGCCCCGAGCATGCTTTCAATGCTATGGAAACCCCGCGGGATTTGACAATCGGCGTCTTATGCAGTACTCCCGCCATAAAGGTCTGTTGCGACACTTCCGAGCCGTGCATCTCGACGATCGTCACTGTAACTACTGCAACGAGTCGGTGGACAACGAGATGTATTGGCGAAGGCACACCGTAGACAAGCATCGCTTGAATGTCAGATACCTTGGGGACTACCCTCACGATCTTTGA